TCTGCTTCTGCGTCTGACCAGGGTTGGCATTGACCGGCCACGGTTTCTCGGTATTCTGCAAAGGAAGACCGGGGGCGGAGTCGTGGACCGTCAGGTCCTTCAACAATATCTTTCTCGGGTGATCCAGCCCAACGAACTTCATAGATAATTTCATTGCGAAAGAAAATAACGAAGACCTCGTCGCTGGGAGAAATTCCGAGGCAGAGGGCACCAGCCGTTTTATCTAATTGAGAGGCATCAAAGTTGTCCAGTTGGGATAGGTTTTCCAGGGGTACTAAATCCGGAGTAGGATTCGTTTGTATCTGGCGAACCAGCTCCATGATCAAGCCGTGGCTGGGCACGTCCCCATAGGTTTGTACATCTTGCTTTGCAATGACCGCCAGGCCATGGGATGAGAGCATGGAACACAGTCGTTCTCCCAATGCTTGGACGGTTTGAGTAAAACTGCCTTGATTAGTTAGCGTTTTAACGACTTGAGCAATGGCTGAGGTAGTTCGTTTTCGAGTATTAAACCGTTCTTCTTCCAGGACTTGCTGAAACTTGAGGGAAAAGAGCTGTCCAAATAGATCGCAGGTGGAACGGTAATCAGGGGACAGTAACTTGTCACTATTGTGATGAAAGGCAAAAAGGGCCCATAGTTGCCGACGGACGATGATGGCCACATTCATGGCGGATTGAACGCCCATGTTGGCAAGATATTCCAGGTGAATGGGAGACACGGCTCGCACATGGGTGAGGGAAAGATCTAGGGGATCTGCAGTCGAATCAGCAGCAATGAGGTCTGCAGTTGGGGCATCAATATCTGCGATCGCACGAATAGGCATTCTTAGGGCAATCGAACGGACTTGTTGAGGAATATCCGAAGCCGGGTATCTGAGGCCCAGGTAGGGTTCTAAATTATCCGTCAAGGCTTCAGCGACGACTTCCCCAGCCCCATCCGGTAGGAATTGATAAGCCATCACCCGATCAAATCCAGTTACCCGCTGCAGGTCTTTAACGGCCATTTCCAGTAAGGCAGAAGTGCTGGTTTCTTCTTGCAAGCGGGCTAGCAACATCCGGGCTTGGGTAAAGGCCGTTTGGTTATCGCGATCCTCCGAGGGAAGCGGCTCTAGTTCGATCAGAAAAGAAGAGCCGCTGCGATGGAGGCTGATATCGAGATGCTGTTGGTTCAAGGGATACTTCCCGACCCGATCGCGCTGGGATTCAATGGTGGGATGACCGCCAACATTCCTCAAGTTATGGATGACCTGTTCGGGTAAGAGAACGCTTAAGTCCTGGCCCAAAGCATCATCAGGGGCAACACCTAAGACATCACCAATATTGCTGGAAAC
The genomic region above belongs to Acaryochloris sp. CCMEE 5410 and contains:
- a CDS encoding HWE histidine kinase domain-containing protein, producing the protein MEIRELAISNCDSEPIHIPGCIQSFGALIATDKHLESITHVSSNIGDVLGVAPDDALGQDLSVLLPEQVIHNLRNVGGHPTIESQRDRVGKYPLNQQHLDISLHRSGSSFLIELEPLPSEDRDNQTAFTQARMLLARLQEETSTSALLEMAVKDLQRVTGFDRVMAYQFLPDGAGEVVAEALTDNLEPYLGLRYPASDIPQQVRSIALRMPIRAIADIDAPTADLIAADSTADPLDLSLTHVRAVSPIHLEYLANMGVQSAMNVAIIVRRQLWALFAFHHNSDKLLSPDYRSTCDLFGQLFSLKFQQVLEEERFNTRKRTTSAIAQVVKTLTNQGSFTQTVQALGERLCSMLSSHGLAVIAKQDVQTYGDVPSHGLIMELVRQIQTNPTPDLVPLENLSQLDNFDASQLDKTAGALCLGISPSDEVFVIFFRNEIIYEVRWAGSPEKDIVEGPDGPRLRPRSSFAEYRETVAGQCQPWSDAEAEVALELRTGLMQLAITQGEVQQQEWLRQRRQQDLLIAELNHRVKNILALIRSISRQTRHSTTSIEEYTLLLDRRIAALAYAHDLVAGHGLEWPSLHNLLTIELRPYLAEAERQVSLSGPEVGLKANFVPMFALVIHELITNSAKYGALSVSEGQLEVHWLEQDGGLAFYWQESDGPTVFPPKRKGFGRTLIERAIPFEFEGEATIRFPRSGVQVNFWLPDHLILLQEDQPEATSTSLPSSPREEESDLDTGHVLIVEDNMLLALEMENLLESLGFSEIDTAPRVKQAIKYLDQEKYILGILDINLKDENSFVVAEELLKRQIPFLFTTGYNSKFTLPKALNQVPMLKKPIDGDQLNVTIHQLLA